CCAGCTATTCTGATTTCTTTCCTCACTTTAATCATCCCGGTAAGCTGTTCTTGTTGCAGGTGCCCTGCCTGACTTCTCATCGACCATACTGCAGATCTTTTCGCAGAGTTCAGGCTGAGGCCTGTTTACAAATTCTCCAACCATGATTTTACCCTCAACCTCATGGGGCTCCATCTTAAGGGCCTTCCTCCTGTTAAGGCTGTTCTCCTTCATGAATTTCATCATCTCCACCGGGGAGCGCATCCTGTTCTTCCTCCCGAAGTAGGTGGGGCACTGGGATACAGCCTCTATGAATGAGAAACCACGATTCTTCAGCCCCTTCTTTATGGAGTTTGCAAGCTGGAGGGGATGTGCGGTGGTCCATCGGGCTACATAACTTGCCCCTGCGGCGGTTACAAGTTCTGCAAGGTCAAAGGGTTCTTCGAGGGCCCCGTATGGTGCTGTGCTCCCATAGCTCCCCTCTGGAGATGTGGGGCTTATCTGACCGCCGGTCATCCCATATATGCTGTTGTTGATACAGATCACCGTCATGTCGATGTTCCGCCTCGCACCATGGATGAGGTGGTTACCCCCTATGGCGGCGGCGTCACCATCACCTGTGAATACAACCACGTCGAGGGATGGGTTGCCGAGCTTGAGACCGGTTGCAAAGGATATGGGCCTTCCATGGGTTGTGTGGAGTGAGTCACAGTTAACGTAACCTGGAATCCTTGAGGAGCAGCCTATACCTGAGACCATGGCAATGTTTTCAAAGTCAAGGCCAGCCATCTCCATGCCCTTGAAGAAGCTGTTGAGGACTATTCCATTGCCGCAACCTGCACAGAATATGTGTGGAAGCCTCTCCCTTCTGAGATACCTTAGGTAAGGGTTTTCTCTTTTCTCCATCTAAACACTCCTATCTGTTCATCTTCCGAATCATATTGAGGATCTCCTCTGGCCTGTGTATCTCTCCACCAATCTTTGGGAGGAGTTCAACCTCAGCCATCCCTGCGGCAACACGCTGAACCTCATAGAACATCTGGCCGAGGTTCATCTCAACCACAAGGAGCTTCCCGGATCTCTCTGCAGCAGCCCTCACTTCCTTTTCAGGGAAGGGCCATGGAGTGTTGATCTTCAGGTAACCTGCCCTGACACCCTCCTCCCGGGCCATCTTGACGGCGGTTGCAACTGAACGTGAGGGGGCTCCATAGGAGATAACAGTTATATCAGCATCCTCTGTCAGGTCCTCATGGACATCGGTTATCCTGTCCCGGTGCCTGAGTATCTTGTCACAGAGCCTCTTAACCAGTCTGTGATGTCCCTCGGGGTTTGATGCGTCCGGGTAGCCCCTCTCATCGTGTGTTAACCCCGTTACGGGTATCCTGTAGCCGTCACCAAAGGCTGGCATCTCCGGGACACCATCCTCCGGGGCCCTGAAGGGGAGGAACTCTTCCGGGGGAACTGAGGGACCCCTCCTTTTCCTGATCTTCACACGGTCTGGTATGGTTATCTTCTCCCTCATGTGGCCCACTATTTCATCCCCCATGACCATCACCGGAACCCTGTATTCCTCTGCAAGGTTGAAGGCACGGACCGTGAAATCAAAGCACTCCTGCACAGATGAGGGGGAGAGTGCTATGATCTCGTAGTCCCCGTGGGAGCCCCACCTTGCCTGCATCATGTCGCTCTGGGATGCCATTGTGGGCTGTCCTGTTGATGGTGAGCCCCTCTGGACGTTCACTATCACCAGGGGCGTTTCTGTCATGGCGGCGTATCCCACGTGCTCCTGCATGAGGGAAAACCCGGGTCCTGATGTGGCGGTCATCCCCCTGACACCACTCCAGACAGCACCGATAACAGCCCCCAGGGCCCCTATCTCATCCTCCATCTGTACAAAAACACCACCTTCCCGGGGGAGGAGTAGGGCCATTTCCTCTGCTATCTCGGTTGATGGGGTGATGGGGTAGCCGGCGAAGAACCTGCAACCTGCCTTTATGGCTCCACGTGCGCAGGCATCATTTCCCTGAATGAAGTACTCTTCAGTCATCTTCATACACCACTATCGCCTGATCTGGGCAGAGGAGCATGCAGAGCTTGCATCCCGTGCATTCTTCCAGATTCTTGGGGACTGGCTCATGCACACCCTTCCTGTTGAGTTCCTCTGATCTAACATAGACCCCTTCGGGGCAGAACTCCCTGCATATGTCACATCCCTTACAGAGATCTGAATCTATCTTTATCATGGTCATCTTCCATCATGGTTCTTATCTTAGCTTTGCCTTCAGAATTTAAATAATTAATCAAGATAATATTATCTATAAATCAAATTATAATAATATCTCGTGTTTCCCTTCAAGGGTAGGGGAGTCAAATACTGGTCCACCAGTACATAGCTATCTGTTCTGCATAATTTTATCCGATCAGTGCAGTCATGATGAGCCGGGTCCACCAGCATATAGCTATTTTGCTCAGTCCTCTATGTACATCAGCGGGTATTTGAGTTCCTCTATGTACTCCATACGGACTCTGATCCTCTCTGAACCGCACTCCACGGTCAGCCTCACACTTAGCATCTCCCCTGTCAGGGACACGTAACCGAATTCCCCGACAGTTTTTCTGATCATATCCCTGTCTATATGGACCTCAGCGTCCCTGATGGCTGGCTGAAGTTTTATGGATTCACTGATGGCACTCTCAAGTCCATCGGCTGTCCTGAGGCTGACAGGTGTCCCGGTGAACTGGTGGAAGAGGGCCCCCATACTTATGCCTCCCTCAAATATGGCCCTCTCCCTGTCTGAAAGGTTTGAAAAGTACTTCTCTCCAGGTTCCTTCATATCAAACACCTTTAACTCTACTTACTTCAAACGCCGAGGATGTTGTTGAATTCCATGAGCCTATCAGATATGAATTCTGGTGGTATGGGGAACAGGTATCCCAGCACCAGGAATACGGTCAATCCGATGACCGCGGCAAGGAGGAACCTCCGGTCC
This region of Methanothermobacter thermautotrophicus genomic DNA includes:
- the korB gene encoding 2-oxoglutarate synthase subunit KorB, translated to MEKRENPYLRYLRRERLPHIFCAGCGNGIVLNSFFKGMEMAGLDFENIAMVSGIGCSSRIPGYVNCDSLHTTHGRPISFATGLKLGNPSLDVVVFTGDGDAAAIGGNHLIHGARRNIDMTVICINNSIYGMTGGQISPTSPEGSYGSTAPYGALEEPFDLAELVTAAGASYVARWTTAHPLQLANSIKKGLKNRGFSFIEAVSQCPTYFGRKNRMRSPVEMMKFMKENSLNRRKALKMEPHEVEGKIMVGEFVNRPQPELCEKICSMVDEKSGRAPATRTAYRDD
- a CDS encoding 2-oxoacid:acceptor oxidoreductase subunit alpha, producing MTEEYFIQGNDACARGAIKAGCRFFAGYPITPSTEIAEEMALLLPREGGVFVQMEDEIGALGAVIGAVWSGVRGMTATSGPGFSLMQEHVGYAAMTETPLVIVNVQRGSPSTGQPTMASQSDMMQARWGSHGDYEIIALSPSSVQECFDFTVRAFNLAEEYRVPVMVMGDEIVGHMREKITIPDRVKIRKRRGPSVPPEEFLPFRAPEDGVPEMPAFGDGYRIPVTGLTHDERGYPDASNPEGHHRLVKRLCDKILRHRDRITDVHEDLTEDADITVISYGAPSRSVATAVKMAREEGVRAGYLKINTPWPFPEKEVRAAAERSGKLLVVEMNLGQMFYEVQRVAAGMAEVELLPKIGGEIHRPEEILNMIRKMNR
- a CDS encoding dihydroneopterin aldolase family protein, translated to MKEPGEKYFSNLSDRERAIFEGGISMGALFHQFTGTPVSLRTADGLESAISESIKLQPAIRDAEVHIDRDMIRKTVGEFGYVSLTGEMLSVRLTVECGSERIRVRMEYIEELKYPLMYIED
- a CDS encoding ferredoxin family protein, whose amino-acid sequence is MIKIDSDLCKGCDICREFCPEGVYVRSEELNRKGVHEPVPKNLEECTGCKLCMLLCPDQAIVVYEDD